The nucleotide sequence ATCTCCATTTTAGAGGAAAAGGCATTCTTTTATCACATCAAAATGGGAAACAAAAATGTTCTTTTTATAGTGTATTGCGCAAATGCTGAAACCAGAAAAACTTAAATCACCTGTAGCATATCAACCAAGCTCACTGGACGCAGACAACCTTTGCAACTTAGCCAAACAACTTTCGGCGTTCCGGTGCAGCAACTTGTTAACATTCATTGCTTATACCCTCAAGCTTTTGAAGCGTCACGAATATGCTGCTGAAAACGGGCAACAATCTCAGGGCTTAATTCTTCTTCTGGTTGAACCACTTCTCGTTTATCCAAAACTAACTTAACTTCTGCTGAAGAGGTTTGTCCCAATTCTTTGAGTAACGCTTGAAAAGCTTGCTGTTGCTGATTGAATTCCTCTGTAGGAGTTGTTTGAACTGTATAAGCTAAGGTGGCTTGACGAGTCAGCGCATAAACAATGTACTGATTTAAGGAAACGCCTTCACTCTCAGCCAGATGAATTAGTTGTTGGTGCAGTGTTTCTGGTAATCGAAGTGTTAATCGGCTCATCATTAGCTTCCTTCAAGTGCCAGTTTGGTAACTAATTCAGCAGGAGTCATCACTTGTAAACCTAAAGATTCTCTTGCATTTTTGAAATCACGTAGGTTGGAGGTTGTGACAATGGCATTAGCAT is from Synechococcus sp. PCC 6312 and encodes:
- a CDS encoding YlcI/YnfO family protein, translated to MMSRLTLRLPETLHQQLIHLAESEGVSLNQYIVYALTRQATLAYTVQTTPTEEFNQQQQAFQALLKELGQTSSAEVKLVLDKREVVQPEEELSPEIVARFQQHIRDASKA